The genomic interval AGCCACAGCACCTTCTGGCCTCCTCTCCACAGTCTTTCATGTACCAGCTGCTGAAGGGCCTGGCCTTTTGCCACAGCCGGAATGTTTTGCACCGAGACCTGAAGCCCCAGAATCTACTGATCAACCGGGTGAGTCTTTGGCCCTGGAAGAGCGTGGGAGCCCCTTCTGCCTTTCCAAGCATTGAGCGGTTCCCCTGGCAGTGCCAACCGGTGCCTTTGCTTGCAGAATGGGGAGCTGAAACTGGCGGACTTTGGGCTGGCCCGGGCCTTTGGCATCCCTGTGCGGTGCTACTCGGCTGAGGTGAGCAGAGCAACAATCGTCCTGAAAGATTCCTGACATATGGGGAATCTGCTGGCtgttccccatttcttttttggTGGTGGGGTGTCATGAATGTCAAGTTCACCCTCTTTTCACTGAGGGTGCAAATGTGAGTAAGGATGCTTTACTGCTCCTATGGGGAATTAaggctcttgggggggggggggggggtttgtgaaGAAAGAAGGAGGTACATCATTCTGTGGAGTCAACAAGGGAGAACCTTCTGCTTCCAGCATCTCAGCATGGATGAGCCTCCCCCTCCCATGTTTTTACTCTGTCCTAAGGAGGGCTGGAGCGATGGACCCCCTTCCCAAATCCCACAGGTGGTCTTTTAATTTCATGGGAGGGGGGCTAGCCTCTCCTGTCCACACATGCCCATTGAGCTCTGCCCGCTATGAAGTGCACTCTGAAGGTATGCAGGGGCCACTGTCCTTGGGTGGCTCTTGGCCCCACAGGCAGCCATGGGGAGGGCTCCAGAAGGGTTTGCCCCTGCTCTCTTCTGCCCTTCCTTCCCTGCAGGTGGTGACACTCTGGTACCGTCCTCCAGACGTCCTTTTTGGGGCCAAGCTCTACTCCACCTCCATAGACATGTGGTCAGCCGGATGCATCTTTGCAGGTAATGCGGCCCTCCCCTGTGGGCAATGGGGCACCAAGGATGGTAGAGGGTGCCCCCCTGGGCAGAACCAGCCCTGGCTGGACTCTTGAGGTGCTGATGAtgatctcttccttccctccggCAGAGCTAGCAAATGCTGGGCGGCCCCTCTTCCCAGGCAATGATGTGGATGACCAGCTGAAGCGCATCTTCCGATATCCTTGGCTTTTAGCATGTGGGGctggggaggtggggggggtCCACAATTGGGAGGCCATGTgtcgtgtgtgcgtgtgcacatgcTTGCATGTGTGTTTTTGATGCTGGAGGATCACAGTCTGTGGAGTCCAAGCATGTACATAAGTTGTGTGTTTCCTAGATGGTAATGTGATTTTGCAGAATgtaggtctcccccccccccccccccgacagcctGAAGCCTTGGGATggctccccttctctctttcactcCCCCACACATACTTTTGGAGGTTTGATCAGGGATTGCACATCCCTTGTGTGTGCTGCTTCAGGCTTGGGGGGGTGTTCTGAATGTCCCAAGCCAAAGCATGGTGCATGTGGAGAGGGCACATGCCTCAGCCAGCCCCAGTCCTGGGGAGGAGGGTTGAGTGGGAGGGGGCTTCCATTGAGGTTGACAGAAACGCACTCCCCTCCCAGCCAAGGCCCTTGACTGCTCTGCCACGCTGCTGGGCACTCCGACGGAAGAGCAGTGGCCGGGAATGACCAAACTACCTGATTACAAGGTGAGTCTCTCTCTCCTGGGGTGGGAAGGGGGCTCTGGGGTCAGGAAGAGCCCCCCAGCATGCATGCCGCCCACCAATTTCTTTCCCCACAGCCGTACCCCATGTACCCAGCGACAACCTCTCTGGTCAATGTGGTGCCCAAGCTCAACACGACTGGCCGGGACCTCCTTCAGGTGGGTGCTCTGCCCCCCATCCCCCCAAATGCCTGTGTTTCCCACCTTGTGCTGCTCCCCATCCATCTCTGGGGTTCTCCCCCACCCATTCCCTCAAAtaggcccgggggggggggctcaaactGGCATCTTAGCAAGACTGGGTTTTTTCCCTCCAACTGTGCAGAGTGGGGCAGCCCTTCTCTTCTTGTGGGGCTTCTCCTCCCCCACCAACCTGGCAGGCGGGGCGCAAACAGCCCTTTTCAGGCCTTGGGAAGTGTGTGGGGCAGGAGGGGTGGGGGAAATATCCCCTCCCCACCTTCCTGTAGGAGCATCATCTGCTGCTGGGGGGCTGAGCTCTCCATTTACCTCCCCCCTTTTGGCTCTGCAGAACCTGTTGAAGTGCAACCCAGTGCATCGGATCTCAGCGGAGGATGCGCTGCAGCACCCCTACTTCACGGACTTCTGCCCCCCGTAGCCCCCTCACATGACCCCCTCCCCCACCAGGGAACCAGCTACCTTTGGATATGTGGGGGGGATGCTGCTGGCATGGCTGCTCCCTCCCACACACGGGACCAGCTTTGGGGGAAGAATAGCACTCCCACTcccaccccttcttccccccAGACCCCATGGGAGGGGGGTGTCACCAGGCTGGGGGGGGTCCTTTCGTTGATGTGAATATTTGTGAGTCTTATAAAACACTGCTGCTTCTCTGCTCTGGTGGCTGCCTTTCTTGTTGGGGGGGGGTTCTTCAAGACAGTCTTGGGGGGGATTCTGGGCCTACCCCAGGCACCCCAAAAGAGGGGCCCTCAGCGGGAttgtgggggagggggttacATGATACAGCAGTGCGCTCATGCATGGACCTGGGAGCAGACGGTCAGACAGACATCGACGCACTCATGCTGGTCCTACCCCAGATGTCTGGGATCACAGAGGTCCCCAGCCTCATCTgatcatccagtccagcctcctgccaaGACAGGAACCTATGGCTGAAGCATTTACATTTCCACAGCCCCCCTGAGCCTGCTTGGAGCGAGGTGGGATGCAGAatcaaattggggggggggtgtccccaAATAACTGCCCCGTGCCACAAAAGCATCCAAGCAGCGCTGACTTTAATGCGACACTGCCTTGTGCGTGTCCAGCACTTGGCCAGCCGGTTGGGGCTCCTCACACACACCACCTCCTATGGGTCGAGAACCCATAATGGGAGGCCTTGTGTGTCCTGGAGCCCTTCTTGCTTGTGGTCAAGGGGTGGTGGTGGCCAGCCCCCTTCCTCAGTGACTGCAGTGAAACAACATTGCTTGTGTCAAGCTGGCTGGTCCAGTGGGATAGACGTATGGAGTCAGTGGCCGTGGCTGTACCTTCAGCAGGGGAACTCCTCCAGGTGGCCTAGAGCCGCGTGACCAGGTAAGAGGCGCGGGGGGTGTCCGAGGCTGTCCGACTGACTGCGCCGCATGTGGCAGGCGCCCTGCGGGGGAGAGAGCAGGTGAATGGGGGTTACTAGAACAGCCCCCCGCTtgtatgctggggggggggaacagtggTGTGTGCATCTGCACATGTGTAGCTATGGGCACACCTTGGCCCAGCCATTGCCACTGCCACCCCACCCTCATTGCAGAAGGAGAGCTGAGTAATGGAGATATGGCCCCAGGAAGGGCAAGGGGGAACTGGGAGCAACTGGAAAGAACTTGAGCATTCCATTGTGGGAGGAGAGCCAAGCCCAGAGATTAAAAGGGGGGTGCTGGACTtcagtgtagggttgccataacccgcctgcAGGCAGGACAATCCTGGTTTTGGCGGAACTGGCCTGGTCCCGGTCTGGTTCCACCAATTCAGGGATTGGGGGCCGGATTTTGCCTTCGCTGCAGGCTGGGcggcactcctcctcctcctcccccacacaCTCCCGCAGtgaccacccacctcctcctacCCACCTCCTTTTCTGTGCGGCTGCGCAGCCTGTCCTTTTTTTTGCACGCGCACGGCCATGCAGCCCACCTACTTCCTCCTTCGCGCGGCTGCGCCACCCGCAGCACTTCCCTCGGGGTTGTGGTCGGCGCCAGCTCATGTTTGCCCCGCGCGTGCACGAGGCCATGTAGGGAGCGCTCGTCCCCTTCAGGGTGGCTGGTCAATGGCAGAAGGGCAGGGGCGGGACTGTTTCCAGTCCCAGCCTgctattggccagcctcaagagggaggtggagcctcggaggaggaggaggaggagtgagcctctgggccagccagggggaggtaAAAGTGCCCTTTCTTGGTGCATGGCACCAAGGAGGAGTaggaagagacagaggaggatgaagaagaggagggggaagaagtaagaggaaggaGGATGGGGAagtggaagaggagggggaggaagaagtaagaggaagaggaggaggaggatgagaaggaggaggtgggtgcctatttccaaaagtttttcccccccaaagtgtttttttttgtgtatttttggggCTTTTAATGCCTTGTTTTAACAACGatagccatgttaagtaaagccatgttcaatgctcaaatgtgctgttgtgtgtgttttggaatggagggggatggtttggccagaaagggaaggccatttctgacatctgtctaggaataatgcccaaatgtcctccattttgatcatgcctaagaaacatgcatttagattaacattttttaaaaatcatcaaaattttttgcatgtcctccaattaaaaaaaagtgtcctatatttgaaaatgttgtccttcgtttttcctggtttggaggtcctgacttatggcaaccctacttcagTGGGAGGGAGAGCCAGAGTCAGGgacccctcttcttccctcccccagCCCCATTTCAtctgtgtgtgcgcgtgtgcgtgtAAGAGAGTAGGAGTTGGGGACCTTGTGGGTTGTGAGACTGCCCTTTGCTGCTTCTTCAGCCTTTGGCCCTCCCAATGGTTTGGAGTTCAGCTGCAAAGTCAAAGGTCAGGGATCCAGAGCATCCTAAGCATCCAGAGAGCTATGCTCTGACCCGGAGGGGTGGGGAGGCGAGAGGCAGATGGGCAGCATGCGGTTGCTAGACAGCATGGATCCTGCAGCCAAAGCCCAGCTGGCAGAAAGGGGATCCCCTCCCCCCAGAGAAGGAAGTGGGGACCCCACTAGTGCCCCCCAAAGTGTGAAAGGAGGCCCTACCTGGGCGGACGAGGTGGTGCTTGGCCTCTGCCCATTGGGCCACGTGGGAGATCCATGTACTCCTGGTGCAGGTGGGCAGCCAGATGGAGAGGGAGGCCAAAGGTGATGGAAGGGAAGAAGGGCCAGGGGACAGAGAGGAGAGCAATGAGGTGCAGGAACTGTTCCCTGGCCCCGGAAGAGGCCTCTCGCCAATGGAGGGgggagtgcctctgagcatatgtCGAGTGCCTTTCCCTCTCATGCCCTGGGGGTATGTGTGGTAAGATTGGGCCTTGGGCCTCAGCTCTACAGTTCTTCTTAATCCCCCTTCCCTTTGGAGGAGCAAGCCCACAAAGTTGGGTAGGACCTAGGAcacaagactccccccccccaaaaggggagGCAACAGCGCTTGCCCCTGCCCCAGCCCCCCTCTCCTTGCTCAGGGAAGTCAGTCTTTTAGAATGGGGAGACCCTGAACCTGAGGAGgatggtgggaaggggctgccttgGCATGGTCCCCAACTGTGGGATGAGGGGGAAGAAGGTCATGGGGggccttttgggggggaggcCCACATATTACCAGGCTGTTGCTCTCGCTCTTCCTCTTCTCGGCCCGTTTCCTCGCCTGGTAGAAGCCCAGAAGTTTTTCTCGGAGAACCTGCCAGGAAGCAGCAGaatggaggaaaagaaggaaggaaaacggCAGAGGGTCCCACCTAAGTCTCCAGTGGAGAAGCCAGGCCCttacc from Sceloporus undulatus isolate JIND9_A2432 ecotype Alabama chromosome 6, SceUnd_v1.1, whole genome shotgun sequence carries:
- the CDK5 gene encoding cyclin-dependent-like kinase 5, translated to MQKYEKLEKIGEGTYGTVFKAKNRETHEIVALKRVRLDDDDEGWPSSALREICLLKELKHKNIVRLHDVLHSDKKLTLVFEFCDQDLKKYFDSCNGDLDPEIVKSFMYQLLKGLAFCHSRNVLHRDLKPQNLLINRNGELKLADFGLARAFGIPVRCYSAEVVTLWYRPPDVLFGAKLYSTSIDMWSAGCIFAELANAGRPLFPGNDVDDQLKRIFRLLGTPTEEQWPGMTKLPDYKPYPMYPATTSLVNVVPKLNTTGRDLLQNLLKCNPVHRISAEDALQHPYFTDFCPP